The sequence CTTAGCCCATCCAAAAAAAGTCTACACTTCGTTTAGAGCGATCAGACCTGGTGAATTCGTCTTGATTGATGCCTCACGCTTTGATGTAATGGCTTTTGACAGTACCGGGAAAAAAATCAGGTATCGTTTGCTCCTTGCATTGGATCTGTTCAGCAGAGCAATAGTTGCCTGGAGATTTCTCGAGTACGAACCCAAAGGCGTGGATGCAACTTTACTGCTATATGATGTGCTACATCCGTTGTCAATGGATGAGCATTGGCCTAAAGAATGCATATATCCTTATGTAGGTATTCCTGAGACTGTGATTGTTGATCTCTTTGACGCAGACCCAGAACTCAGACTTTCCAGCATACCACCTCTCACTCCAGATACAGTTGTTATAGACAATGGAAAAATCTTTCTAAGCAGCCAATTTCGAGATGCCTGCGAGTCACTGACCATCAGTATACATTTGTCAACACCCTACAATCCTATCGATAAGTCACAGATCGAAAGAGCATTCAGAACCGCTACCGAACAATTGTTCTCGTTCATGCCAGGCTACCTGGGCAACTCAACAGAGAGCAGAGGAAAAGAAGCAGATGAAGATGCTTACTATTTTATTTTTGAGGTAGATAGACTGTTTGGAGAATGGGCCAACTTATACAACCAGACCCCACACACTGGCCTACACCATCCAATGGTCCCTAAAGTATTTCATACACCAGTTGAAATGTTCGATATTGGAGTTCAGTCAACAGGATACTATCATGTTCCAGTAAGCAAAAATATAATATTTTCCCTCCTGAGAACTGTCTGGAGGCGCATCAATCATTACGGCGTAGAAATAAATGGCATAATTTATAATCATCCAGATTTGATCAAATACCACAATCAGGATTCTGCAATTGAAAACCGAAAAGGCAAATGGCCTTTTAAAGTGGATGATAGGCTTTTATCACATATATATTTTTTTGATAAGGAGAGCAAAAAATGGATCACACTGCAACGCCAATTTAGCGATCATGCCCATCTACCGTTTAATAGTTTCCATTTGAATCAAGTACGAAAACATTTAATATCCGACAGAAGTACTATCGAAAAAGCAAAAGAAACTTCAATAGCTTTGGATCGCCTACTCACCCATATAATCGCTGTTGATAAAAAATCTATTAGAAATCGTCAAGAAAATATGAAATCAGAAAATTCAGCAAGACACATGAGGCAAGCAGAGACAGATTATGATAATCATTTTTTAGAATCCAAAAGAGAAAGTAGATTAAAAAAGGAGAAAGCTTCACTCAGTGAAATAATTTCCAATAATACGGAAGAAATAACAGCTTTTGATTTATCAGATGACTACATAGAAGATATAGATAGTCAACTGGGAGGCGACTTATGACTCGAAGCAAGGGAGGCAAATTCATGGGAAAAGCCGAAGCACTCAAAGAACATCAAAGGTCGAAATTATCGCAGCGCGAAAAGCATACTCGATTTCACCCCACTGAACACATCATAGAGCTGGAAGGCCTTGATGATAGTCCAGAAGTTTACCACAGGATTGAGGATTGGCGAACATATGTTTACAAATCATCTTCCAAGAAACCCAATTTGCCCACTCTAAATGAATATAGAGACTGGGGTCCAGAAAAAAGGAGAGCCTACGATGAATCCAGGCTTGATTATCATGCCAGATGCAGCCCTATCATCACAGAGACAATGATATCCATCCACCGCAGCCTTCTTGCCCAGATAGATTTGAATATTCGCGGTGGATCGGGGGCACGGCAGGGTGGGGTGATTGATGGCCTCCCTACTTTGGGTAAGACCACCATCCTTATAGAGCTCGGAAAACGATTTGAAAAAGATTTTCGC is a genomic window of Deinococcus misasensis DSM 22328 containing:
- a CDS encoding AAA family ATPase, encoding MGKAEALKEHQRSKLSQREKHTRFHPTEHIIELEGLDDSPEVYHRIEDWRTYVYKSSSKKPNLPTLNEYRDWGPEKRRAYDESRLDYHARCSPIITETMISIHRSLLAQIDLNIRGGSGARQGGVIDGLPTLGKTTILIELGKRFEKDFRKRYPLKNPDQADLLMPVVYITLKKKTTPKTLDEAIANFYGIPLPRNLRNITHNELTNAIERFARTHRTYLFLIDDIHMLGKKGRDADVNDHLKSLMSLIPATFVFAGIDCKKSALFSDEINNRKNPKWVVDLSLIA
- a CDS encoding Mu transposase C-terminal domain-containing protein yields the protein MDSPNKAKLGIYTLVRFEGQYYRVDQIGGRHITLRSADEPLLPSKLVQLQTLLSAEDFEVCDFVNLLSDGSIYEAILDSIPIDVLREAQELRDHIREAVTGFKSGEASTAEKVEPQPQYDPKFCSLESRIESKSKELKLNGRQLWRLYRSFRDKGLYGLVDHRRLRTEEQAEHINPILVSAIREVVRLNAGKSTRSLSVLKKEVKAHLIKIGEDPEEHMRSRPVFNRIARKILKGTGYLDSARIHRNHLAHPKKVYTSFRAIRPGEFVLIDASRFDVMAFDSTGKKIRYRLLLALDLFSRAIVAWRFLEYEPKGVDATLLLYDVLHPLSMDEHWPKECIYPYVGIPETVIVDLFDADPELRLSSIPPLTPDTVVIDNGKIFLSSQFRDACESLTISIHLSTPYNPIDKSQIERAFRTATEQLFSFMPGYLGNSTESRGKEADEDAYYFIFEVDRLFGEWANLYNQTPHTGLHHPMVPKVFHTPVEMFDIGVQSTGYYHVPVSKNIIFSLLRTVWRRINHYGVEINGIIYNHPDLIKYHNQDSAIENRKGKWPFKVDDRLLSHIYFFDKESKKWITLQRQFSDHAHLPFNSFHLNQVRKHLISDRSTIEKAKETSIALDRLLTHIIAVDKKSIRNRQENMKSENSARHMRQAETDYDNHFLESKRESRLKKEKASLSEIISNNTEEITAFDLSDDYIEDIDSQLGGDL